The Cydia amplana chromosome 21, ilCydAmpl1.1, whole genome shotgun sequence genome includes a window with the following:
- the LOC134657794 gene encoding uncharacterized protein LOC134657794 isoform X1, protein MTPGLAADQSPAKQAEVDEMVSNLLQWIQGFYQQRNRKARQYVGGKPERPRPFEPASYLPPYPPAGQRPTPSYNEGPSSSYQPSQPSPSPSFPSPTQPEQPSYKPPQQDNAPYQPSQPSYQPSKPSQPTQPSYQPSQPSQPSQPSQPSYQPSQPTQPSYQPSQPGYQPSQPTSPPYQPSQPNKPDDTTLPPYEEPQQPQQPQQPQQPQQPQQPQQPQQPQQPQQPDSGSDGTSSTPAVPDDEDRHPPHIHAITVDCGKEMMTINIEFNKVYNGIIYSQDHFNEPECVYVRENSGQIKYSFTVSLNTCGTRFFSDFENEGQAYLENVLVLQNEPGIQEVWDHIRRVRCLWEGNLTKQLISSLSVGMLNQITSNFSGDTAMARLDIQIGRGPFAPEADGLVKIGEIMTLVVTVTGDAGFDIFVRECVARDSESRHIVPLTDSNGCVLKPKIFGAFQKTRETGNTGASIIAYAFFNAFKFPDEMDLIIQCDVELCKTDCDACPNPGSIEPRRKRRDIIHFGNRTYEPSTTIAKGLRVVFAEDLPKDNDNFCLSPTAAMWGSVLVLFGSLATSIAVSYLWQRGRGSSKFL, encoded by the exons ATGACTCCTGGTCTTGCAGCCGACCAGTCTCCAGCCAAGCAGGCGGAAGTCGATGAGATGGTCAGCAACCTTCTCCAATGGATTCAGGGCTTTTATCAGCAGAGGAACAGAAAAG CTCGCCAGTACGTCGGAGGGAAACCAGAAAGGCCAAGACCATTCGAACCAGCTAGCTACTTACCGCCATATCCGCCAGCTGGACAGCGTCCGACGCCGTCGTATAACGAAGGGCCTTCATCGTCCTACCAGCCGAGCCAACCATCACCGAGCCCATCATTCCCGTCGCCGACTCAACCTGAACAGCCTTCATACAAGCCACCACAACAAGACAATGCCCCGTACCAACCAAGCCAACCTTCGTATCAGCCCAGCAAGCCTAGTCAGCCTACCCAACCCTCCTACCAACCAAGTCAGCCGAGCCAGCCTAGCCAACCATCTCAACCTTCATACCAGCCTAGCCAGCCCACTCAACCGAGTTACCAGCCAAGCCAACCAGGGTATCAACCTAGTCAGCCAACCTCACCCCCGTATCAGCCCAGCCAACCGAATAAACCTGATGATACCACTCTTCCGCCCTACGAGGAACCCCAGCAGCCACAGCAACCCCAACAGCCACAGCAACCCCAACAGCCACAGCAACCCCAACAGCCACAGCAGCCGCAGCAGCCACAACAGCCAGACTCTGGTAGCGATGGTACATCTTCAACCCCCGCAGTGCCCGATGATGAAGACCGTCACCCCCCGCACATCCACGCTATCACTGTCGATTGCGGCAAAGAAATGATGACCATCAACATCGAATTCAATAAAGTTTACAACGGAATCATTTACTCTCAAGACCATTTCAATGAGCCCGAATGCGTGTACGTTAGAGAAAACTCTGGCCAAATAAAATACTCGTTCACAGTCAGCTTGAACACCTGCGGAACTAGGTTCTTCAGTGACTTCGAGAACGAAGGTCAGGCGTACTTAGAAAACGTTCTGGTGCTGCAAAACGAACCTGGCATTCAAGAAGTGTGGGACCATATTCGCCGCGTCAGGTGCTTATGGGAAGGCAACCTTACAAAGCAGCTGATTTCCTCTTTAAGCGTCGGTATGCTGAACCAGATTACGAGCAACTTCAGTGGTGATACTGCCATGGCACGTTTAGATATCCAAATAGGACGTGGTCCATTCGCGCCTGAAGCCGACGGCTTGGTCAAGATTGGAGAAATCATGACACTAGTCGTCACAGTAACTGGTGATGCCGGCTTTGACATATTTGTCCGAGAATGCGTCGCACGAGACTCGGAGAGCCGCCATATCGTTCCCTTGACTGATAGCAACGGTTGTGTGCTTAAGCCTAAGATTTTCGGCGCCTTCCAGAAGACTAGAGAGACAGGAAATACTGGAGCGTCGATTATAGCGTACGCATTCTTCAACGCGTTCAAATTCCCTGATGAAATGGATTTGATCATCCAATGCGACGTCGAGCTGTGTAAGACAGACTGCGATGCATGCCCCAATCCTGGTAGCATAGAGCCCAGAAGGAAAAGGAGAGATATCATCCATTTCGGAAACAGGACGTATGAGCCTTCGACTACCATCGCCAAGGGTTTGCGTGTGGTATTTGCGGAAGACTTGCCAAAGGACAACGACAATTTCTGCTTATCGCCCACGGCTGCCATGTGGGGCAGTGTGTTGGTACTTTTCGGTTCATTAGCGACTAGCATAGCAGTATCCTACCTGTGGCAGAGGGGGCGCGGTTCAAGCAAGTTTTTATAA
- the LOC134657794 gene encoding uncharacterized protein LOC134657794 isoform X2 — MVSNLLQWIQGFYQQRNRKARQYVGGKPERPRPFEPASYLPPYPPAGQRPTPSYNEGPSSSYQPSQPSPSPSFPSPTQPEQPSYKPPQQDNAPYQPSQPSYQPSKPSQPTQPSYQPSQPSQPSQPSQPSYQPSQPTQPSYQPSQPGYQPSQPTSPPYQPSQPNKPDDTTLPPYEEPQQPQQPQQPQQPQQPQQPQQPQQPQQPQQPDSGSDGTSSTPAVPDDEDRHPPHIHAITVDCGKEMMTINIEFNKVYNGIIYSQDHFNEPECVYVRENSGQIKYSFTVSLNTCGTRFFSDFENEGQAYLENVLVLQNEPGIQEVWDHIRRVRCLWEGNLTKQLISSLSVGMLNQITSNFSGDTAMARLDIQIGRGPFAPEADGLVKIGEIMTLVVTVTGDAGFDIFVRECVARDSESRHIVPLTDSNGCVLKPKIFGAFQKTRETGNTGASIIAYAFFNAFKFPDEMDLIIQCDVELCKTDCDACPNPGSIEPRRKRRDIIHFGNRTYEPSTTIAKGLRVVFAEDLPKDNDNFCLSPTAAMWGSVLVLFGSLATSIAVSYLWQRGRGSSKFL; from the exons ATGGTCAGCAACCTTCTCCAATGGATTCAGGGCTTTTATCAGCAGAGGAACAGAAAAG CTCGCCAGTACGTCGGAGGGAAACCAGAAAGGCCAAGACCATTCGAACCAGCTAGCTACTTACCGCCATATCCGCCAGCTGGACAGCGTCCGACGCCGTCGTATAACGAAGGGCCTTCATCGTCCTACCAGCCGAGCCAACCATCACCGAGCCCATCATTCCCGTCGCCGACTCAACCTGAACAGCCTTCATACAAGCCACCACAACAAGACAATGCCCCGTACCAACCAAGCCAACCTTCGTATCAGCCCAGCAAGCCTAGTCAGCCTACCCAACCCTCCTACCAACCAAGTCAGCCGAGCCAGCCTAGCCAACCATCTCAACCTTCATACCAGCCTAGCCAGCCCACTCAACCGAGTTACCAGCCAAGCCAACCAGGGTATCAACCTAGTCAGCCAACCTCACCCCCGTATCAGCCCAGCCAACCGAATAAACCTGATGATACCACTCTTCCGCCCTACGAGGAACCCCAGCAGCCACAGCAACCCCAACAGCCACAGCAACCCCAACAGCCACAGCAACCCCAACAGCCACAGCAGCCGCAGCAGCCACAACAGCCAGACTCTGGTAGCGATGGTACATCTTCAACCCCCGCAGTGCCCGATGATGAAGACCGTCACCCCCCGCACATCCACGCTATCACTGTCGATTGCGGCAAAGAAATGATGACCATCAACATCGAATTCAATAAAGTTTACAACGGAATCATTTACTCTCAAGACCATTTCAATGAGCCCGAATGCGTGTACGTTAGAGAAAACTCTGGCCAAATAAAATACTCGTTCACAGTCAGCTTGAACACCTGCGGAACTAGGTTCTTCAGTGACTTCGAGAACGAAGGTCAGGCGTACTTAGAAAACGTTCTGGTGCTGCAAAACGAACCTGGCATTCAAGAAGTGTGGGACCATATTCGCCGCGTCAGGTGCTTATGGGAAGGCAACCTTACAAAGCAGCTGATTTCCTCTTTAAGCGTCGGTATGCTGAACCAGATTACGAGCAACTTCAGTGGTGATACTGCCATGGCACGTTTAGATATCCAAATAGGACGTGGTCCATTCGCGCCTGAAGCCGACGGCTTGGTCAAGATTGGAGAAATCATGACACTAGTCGTCACAGTAACTGGTGATGCCGGCTTTGACATATTTGTCCGAGAATGCGTCGCACGAGACTCGGAGAGCCGCCATATCGTTCCCTTGACTGATAGCAACGGTTGTGTGCTTAAGCCTAAGATTTTCGGCGCCTTCCAGAAGACTAGAGAGACAGGAAATACTGGAGCGTCGATTATAGCGTACGCATTCTTCAACGCGTTCAAATTCCCTGATGAAATGGATTTGATCATCCAATGCGACGTCGAGCTGTGTAAGACAGACTGCGATGCATGCCCCAATCCTGGTAGCATAGAGCCCAGAAGGAAAAGGAGAGATATCATCCATTTCGGAAACAGGACGTATGAGCCTTCGACTACCATCGCCAAGGGTTTGCGTGTGGTATTTGCGGAAGACTTGCCAAAGGACAACGACAATTTCTGCTTATCGCCCACGGCTGCCATGTGGGGCAGTGTGTTGGTACTTTTCGGTTCATTAGCGACTAGCATAGCAGTATCCTACCTGTGGCAGAGGGGGCGCGGTTCAAGCAAGTTTTTATAA